In Erigeron canadensis isolate Cc75 chromosome 7, C_canadensis_v1, whole genome shotgun sequence, one DNA window encodes the following:
- the LOC122609112 gene encoding wall-associated receptor kinase 2-like codes for MVPERCGGGGGGGGGGDGDVLVSAVVTGGGGDRHGWQLCRCINASYLKPNCPAVDKCGNVTIDYPFSIVDDCYADESYYIQCDPVTQIPRLNISSLIVVPGILKNGSNDHLEVLDITLDGHLTVALPAGYVCYDEHGTETSYSVTSVNTFRFPISNTQNNFVVVGCDIEAYIYLEESITHTSCRTNCDQGIKNGSCQGSGCCMASIPQVTTAAFGASDYRNHSKVSDYSKCGHAFIVEHTKYNFSVGDLNTMRNDISFPVVLEWFAGDTYCEEAIKDNTTYMCRGKSGCQDRDRESGFPGYRCICSDGYSGNPYLYDGCQDINECESSELNKCPSGYKCKNTDGSYDCLCPKGLQGDAKSGEVCTKPANEPDNASVTKGKAVAGFFGVAGATIIMALTYCGIKKRKIIKGREDFFKQNGEIMLEKVLFARKDHVNNNAIIFTYEELKKATDNFNETNIIGQGGYGVVYKAILTNKTSVAIKKSKVIDESQIKQFMNEVIILSQINHPNVVKLLGCCLETQVPLLVYEYITNNTLCHHIKEAMMTFETRIKIAAETAEALSYINSTTQIIHRDVKPSNILLNDDFSAKVSDFGISRFVPLGQSYLSTHVKGTGGYVDPEYFYTGKLNEKSDVYSFGVVLVELLTGTKIHSLEISLNVYRGAAAYLSSLLERNALFKVLDKQLKSEEYADVVKDVAKLAIKCLDLEGRNRPRMKEVKTELEQLQLRCVLSSTG; via the exons atGTATAAATGCATCGTATTTAAAGCCTAATTGTCCAGCAGTTGACAAATGCGGAAACGTTACCATAGATTACCCTTTTTCAATTGTAGATGACTGCTATGCTGACGAGTCTTACTACATCCAATGCGACCCTGTAACACAAATTCCCCGCTTGAACATATCTAGCTTGATCGTGGTACCAGGTATACTGAAAAATGGGAGCAATGATCATCTAGAAGTTCTAGACATAACATTAGATGGTCATCTAACAGTAGCTCTACCGGCTGGGTATGTCTGTTATGACGAGCATGGAACAGAAACTTCCTACTCGGTAACATCAGTTAATACATTTAGGTTCCCCATCTCAAACACGCAAAACAATTTTGTCGTAGTAGGTTGTGACATTGAAGCATATATATACCTGGAAGAATCCATTACACATACAAGTTGTCGGACAAATTGTGATCAAGGTATAAAAAATGGGTCATGCCAAGGGTCAGGGTGTTGTATGGCATCTATTCCTCAAGTCACAACGGCTGCATTTGGAGCTAGTGATTACAGAAACCACTCAAAGGTATCCGATTATAGTAAATGTGGTCATGCTTTCATAGTAGAACATACCAAGTATAACTTTAGCGTTGGTGATCTTAACACTATGAGAAATGACATATCTTTCCCGGTGGTTCTTGAATGGTTTGCTGGTGATACATATTGTGAAGAGGCAATAAAGGACAACACAACTTACATGTGCAGAGGGAAAAGTGGATGCCAGGATAGAGACAGGGAAAGTGGTTTTCCTGGGTATCGTTGCATATGCTCTGATGGATATAGTGGAAACCCGTATCTTTACGATGGATGTCAAG ATATAAATGAGTGTGAATCTTCAGAACTCAATAAGTGCCCATCAGGATATAAATGTAAGAACACAGATGGGAGTTATGATTGTCTTTGCCCAAAGGGACTTCAAGGTGATGCAAAAAGTGGTGAAGTGTGTACAAAGCCTGCAAATGAACCAGATAATGCATCTGTTACCAAAG GTAAAGCTGTGGCGGGTTTTTTTGGTGTTGCAGGGGCAACTATTATCATGGCTTTGACATATTGTGGAATAAAGAAGAGGAAAATAATCAAGGGTAGAGAGGACTTCTTTAAACAAAATGGTGAAATCATGTTAGAAAAAGTGCTATTTGCAAGAAAGGATCATGTCAACAATAATGCAATTATTTTCACCTATGAAGAACTCAAGAAGGCTACCGACAACTTCAATGAGACCAACATTATTGGTCAGGGGGGTTATGGTGTTGTTTACAAAGCAATCTTAACAAACAAGACAAGCGTAGCCATCAAGAAGTCTAAAGTAATTGACGAAAGTCAAATCAAGCAATTCATGAATGAGGTGATTATTCTATCACAAATCAATCATCCAAACGTTGTAAAACTCCTTGGTTGTTGCTTAGAGACACAAGTTCCCTTGCTTGTGTACGAATATATAACCAATAACACCTTATGCCACCACATAAAGGAAGCAATGATGACCTTTGAAACACGGATAAAGATAGCTGCAGAAACTGCTGAAGCTCTTTCTTATATAAACTCGACCACACAAATCATCCATAGAGATGTAAAGCCCTCAAACATACTATTGAATGATGACTTCTCAGCCAAAGTTTCTGATTTCGGAATTTCAAGATTTGTCCCACTTGGTCAAAGCTATCTATCAACACATGTAAAAGGAACTGGAGGTTATGTAGATCCTGAATACTTTTATACGGGGAAATTAAACGAGAAGAGTGATGTTTATAGTTTTGGAGTTGTTCTTGTAGAGCTACTTACCGGAACAAAAATTCATTCTTTAGAGATTTCGTTAAACGTATATAGGGGCGCAGCAGCATATCTTTCTTCGCTATTGGAACGCAATGCATTGTTTAAAGTTCTTGATAAACAATTAAAGAGCGAGGAGTATGCTGACGTGGTGAAAGATGTTGCTAAACTAGCAATTAAATGTCTTGATCTTGAAGGGAGGAACAGGCCAagaatgaaagaagtgaaaacaGAACTTGAGCAATTACAACTAAGATGTGTTTTGTCATCAACTGGGTAG
- the LOC122609113 gene encoding wall-associated receptor kinase 2-like, which produces MKLSKQVWLLNFILLRFIIATNTKLNCPPVDECGKVTIPYPFSTIDDCYLDESYYIQCDPKTQIPQLNISSLIVLQDGQLSQSSGHLEVLEISLDGRLIVAIPAGYGCFNDHGMYTSYSTISIETVRFPFSSTQNKLVGVGCDIEANIWLAKSSMPTSCGTNCDRFNDIKNGTCQGSGCCITSIPQGITMASFAVSVNQNQLKASDYSKCGHAFIVENTKYNFSVGDVSTMRNDISFPVVLEWFAGNTSCEEAKMDDTTYMCRGNSVCEDADRESGLPAYHCQCYDGYSGNPYVSDGCQDINECESSELNKCPREYNCMNTNGSYDCVCPKGLQADAKNAGVCTKSANLPDNAGKAMAGIFGIAGAIIVMALTYCGIKKRKIIKGRENFFKQNGGIMLQNLFARKDQVDNNAILFNYEEMKKATNNFTETNIIGEGGYGVVYKGILANKTTVAIKKSKLIDQSQINQFINEVVILSQINHPNIVKLLGCCLETQVPLLVYEYITNDTLCHHIHKGASMTFETRLKIATETAEALFYMNSNTQIIHRDVKPSNILLNDDFSAKVSDFGISRFVPFGQSHLSTYVKGTIGYVDPEYFYTGKLNEKSDVYSFGVVLVELLTGTKIHSLEISLNVYRGAAAYLSSLLERNAFFKVLDKQLKSEEYADVVIGVAKLAINCLDLEGRNRPTMKEVKIELEQLRCVLSSTR; this is translated from the exons ATGAAATTGTCTAAACAAGTTTGGCTGCtgaattttattttgttgcGATTTATAATTGCTACAAACACTAAGCTTAACTGTCCTCCAGTTGACGAATGTGGAAAGGTTACTATACCTTACCCTTTTTCAACTATAGATGATTGCTACCTAGACGAGTCTTACTACATACAATGTGACCCTAAAACACAAATTCCCCAACTCAACATATCTAGCCTAATTGTGTTACAAGATGGACAATTGAGTCAAAGCAGCGGTCATCTAGAAGTTCTGGAGATAAGTTTGGATGGACGTCTAATAGTGGCTATACCGGCTGGGTATGGTTGCTTTAACGATCACGGAATGTATACTTCTTACTCAACAATATCGATTGAAACGGTTAGGTTCCCCTTCTCAAGCACGCAAAACAAGTTAGTCGGAGTAGGTTGTGACATTGAAGCGAATATATGGCTAGCAAAATCCTCTATGCCTACAAGTTGTGGGACTAATTGTGACCGTTTCAATGATATTAAAAATGGTACATGCCAAGGCTCTGGGTGTTGCATAACATCCATTCCTCAAGGCATAACGATGGCTTCATTTGCGGTTAGTGTtaaccaaaaccaattaaagGCATCAGATTATAGCAAGTGTGGCCATGCTTTCATAGTGGAAAATACCAAGTATAATTTTAGTGTTGGTGATGTTAGTACTATGAGAAATGACATATCTTTCCCGGTGGTTCTTGAATGGTTTGCCGGCAATACTTCTTGTGAAGAAGCAAAAATGGACGATACAACTTACATGTGCAGAGGGAACAGTGTATGTGAAGATGCAGATAGGGAAAGCGGTCTTCCTGCGTATCATTGCCAATGCTACGATGGATATAGTGGAAACCCGTATGTCAGTGATGGATGTCAAG ATATAAATGAGTGTGAATCTTCAGAACTCAATAAGTGCCCGCGAGAATATAATTGTATGAACACAAATGGGAGTTATGATTGTGTTTGCCCAAAGGGACTCCAAGCTGATGCAAAAAATGCTGGAGTGTGTACAAAGAGTGCAAATTTACCGGATAATGCAGGTAAAGCTATGGCAGGAATTTTTGGTATTGCAGGAGCAATTATAGTCATGGCTTTGACATATTGTGGAATAAAGAAGAGGAAAATAATCAAGGGTAGAGAGAACTTCTTCAAACAAAATGGTGGAATCATGTTACAAAATCTATTTGCTAGGAAAGATCAAGTCGACAATAATGCGATATTATTCAACTATGAAGAAATGAAGAAAGCTACCAACAACTTCACTGAAACCAACATTATTGGCGAAGGGGGTTATGGTGTCGTTTACAAAGGAATCTTAGCAAACAAGACCACCGTTGCCATCAAGAAGTCTAAATTAATTGACCAAAGTCAAATAAATCAGTTCATTAATGAGGTGGTAATTCTATCACAAATTAATCATCCGAATATTGTAAAACTCCTTGGATGTTGCTTAGAGACACAAGTTCCCTTGCTTGTGTATGAATATATAACCAATGATACTTTATGCCACCACATACACAAGGGAGCAAGCATGACCTTTGAAACACGGCTAAAGATAGCTACGGAAACCGCTGAAGCTCTTTTTTATATGAACTCGAACACACAAATAATCCATAGAGATGTCAAGCCCTCAAACATACTATTGAATGATGACTTTTCTGCCAAAGTGTCTGATTTTGGAATTTCAAGATTTGTCCCATTTGGTCAAAGCCATCTATCAACATATGTAAAGGGAACTATAGGTTATGTGGATCCTGAATACTTTTATACGGGCAAATTGAACGAGAAGAGTGATGTTTATAGTTTTGGAGTTGTTCTTGTAGAGCTACTTACCGGAACAAAGATTCATTCTTTAGAGATTTCGTTAAACGTATATAGGGGCGCAGCAGCATATCTTTCTTCGCTATTGGAACGCAATgcattttttaaagttcttgATAAACAATTAAAGAGCGAGGAGTATGCTGACGTGGTGATAGGTGTTGCTAAACTAGCAATTAACTGCCTTGATCTTGAAGGGAGGAACAGGCCTacaatgaaagaagtgaaaataGAATTGGAGCAACTAAGATGTGTTTTGTCATCAACTAGGTAG
- the LOC122609114 gene encoding wall-associated receptor kinase 2-like — MSLEAPSAETSCSTNCDHYHDFENGPCQGSGCCIASIPQGMTTVSFTASDNIYHSKVPTYSKCGHAYIVEYTKYNFSVGDLSTMRNFTSFSVVLEWFAGDTYCEEAIKDNSTYMCRGKSRCQDGDRESGLPGYRCICSDGYSGNPYVNDGCQDINECEYSEHHKCPSKYICKNTEGSYDCVCPNGLKSDENNGEVCGTNLSDNAFVTKGATIVITLTYCGIKKRKTIKGREDFSKQNGGIMLQKVLFARKDHVNNNNAIIFTYEELKKATDNFSDTNIIGQGGYGVVYRGILVNKTMVAIKKSKVIDESQIKQFINEVIILSQINHPNIIKLLGCCLETQVPLLVYEYITNNTLSRHIHQETVMTFETRLKIAAETAEALYYMNSTTQIIHRDVKPSNILLNDDFSAKVSDFGISRFVPLGHSHLSTFVKGTIGYVDPEYLYTGKLNEKSDVYSFGAVLVELLTGTKIHSLEISLNVYIGTAAYLSSLLERNSLFKVLDKQLKSEEYAEVVKGVAKLAINCLDLEGRNRPTMKEVKTELEQLRCVLSSTR; from the exons ATGTCGCTTGAAGCACCCTCTGCGGAAACAAGTTGCTCGACAAATTGTGACCACTACCATGATTTTGAAAATGGGCCATGCCAAGGCTCCGGGTGTTGCATAGCATCCATTCCTCAAGGCATGACAACCGTTTCATTTACAGCTAGTGACAACATATACCACTCAAAGGTACCAACTTATAGTAAGTGTGGTCATGCTTACATAGTGGAATATACCAAGTATAACTTCAGCGTTGGTGATCTTAGTACTATGAGAAATTTTACATCTTTTTCGGTGGTTCTTGAATGGTTTGCTGGTGATACTTATTGTGAAGAGGCAATAAAGGACAATTCAACTTACATGTGCAGAGGGAAAAGTAGATGTCAGGATGGAGATAGGGAAAGCGGTCTTCCTGGGTATCGTTGCATATGCTCTGACGGATATAGTGGAAACCCATATGTCAATGATGGATGTCAAG ATATAAATGAGTGTGAATATTCAGAACACCATAAGTGCCCGTCAAAATATATTTGTAAGAACACAGAAGGGAGTTATGATTGTGTTTGCCCAAATGGACTCAAAAGTGATGAAAACAATGGTGAAGTATGTGGTACAAATTTATCAGATAATGCATTTGTCACCAAGG GAGCAACTATAGTCATAACTTTGACATATTGTGGAATAAAGAAGAGGAAAACAATCAAGGGTAGAGAGGATTTCTCTAAACAAAATGGTGGAATCATGTTACAAAAAGTGCTATTTGCAAGGAAAGATCATGTAAACAACAATAATGCGATAATATTCACGTATGAAGAACTGAAGAAAGCTACCGACAACTTCAGTGATACCAACATTATAGGCCAGGGTGGGTATGGTGTCGTTTACAGAGGAATCTTAGTAAACAAGACAATGGTAGCCATCAAAAAGTCTAAAGTAATTGACGAAAGTCAAATCAAGCAATTCATAAATGAGGTGATAATTCTATCACAAATCAATCATCCAAATATCATAAAACTCCTTGGTTGTTGCTTAGAGACACAGGTACCGTTGCTTGTGTATGAATATATAACCAATAACACCTTAAGCCGCCACATACACCAGGAAACAGTGATGACTTTTGAAACACGGCTAAAGATAGCTGCAGAAACTGCTGAAGCTCTTTATTATATGAACTCAACCACACAAATAATCCATAGAGATGTCAAGCCCTCAAACATACTACTGAATGATGACTTCTCTGCAAAAGTGTCTGACTTTGGAATTTCAAGATTTGTCCCACTCGGTCACAGCCATCTATCGACATTTGTTAAAGGAACTATAGGTTATGTGGATCCTGAGTACCTTTATACGGGGAAATTAAACGAGAAGAGTGATGTTTATAGTTTTGGAGCTGTTCTTGTAGAGCTACTTACTGGAACAAAAATTCATTCTTTAGAGATTTCTTTAAACGTATATATTGGTACAGCCGCATATCTTTCTTCACTATTGGAACGTAATTCATTGTTTAAAGTTCTTGATAAACAACTGAAGAGCGAGGAGTATGCTGAAGTGGTGAAAGGTGTTGCTAAACTAGCAATTAACTGTCTTGATCTTGAAGGGAGGAACAGGCCTacaatgaaagaagtgaaaacaGAACTAGAGCAACTAAGATGTGTTTTGTCATCAACTAGGTAG
- the LOC122607440 gene encoding 14-3-3-like protein yields MALSTREQNVYMAKLAEQAERYDEMVEFMEKVSETDELTVEERNLLSVAYKNVIGARRASWRIISSIEQKEESRGNEDHVTVIKGYRSKIEEELTKICDGILKLLDSRLIASASTGDSKVFYLKMKGDYHRYLAEFKTGGERKEAAESTLTAYKSAQDIANSELAPTHPIRLGLALNFSVFYYEILNSPDRACGLAKQAFDEAIAELDTLGEESYKDSTLIMQLLRDNLTLWTSDMQEDGADEIKEAPGAKQSEEQPAQ; encoded by the exons atggcattATCGACCCGTGAACAAAATGTCTATATGGCAAAACTAGCAGAACAAGCAGAACGCTACGACGAAATGGTTGAATTCATGGAAAAAGTATCAGAAACCGACGAACTAACAGTTGAGGAACGTAACTTGTTATCTGTTGCGTACAAGAATGTTATTGGTGCTCGTCGTGCCTCGTGGAGAATTATTTCGTCGATTGAACAAAAAGAGGAATCTCGTGGTAATGAGGACCACGTGACTGTGATTAAAGGTTATAGGTCCAAGATTGAAGAAGAGCTTACCAAGATTTGTGATGGGATTTTGAAGCTTCTTGACTCTAGATTGATTGCTTCCGCGTCTACTGGTGATTCTAAGgtcttttatttgaaaatgaAGGGAGATTATCATAGGTATTTGGCGGAATTTAAGACCGGTGGGGAAAGAAAAGAGGCTGCTGAGAGTACTCTCACAGCTTATAAGTCTGCGCAG GATATTGCAAACAGTGAACTTGCCCCAACACACCCAATCCGCCTAGGACTGGCTCTCAACTTCTCCGTCTTTTACTATGAAATTTTGAACTCTCCAGACCGAGCTTGTGGCCTTGCCAAACAG GCATTTGACGAAGCAATCGCTGAGTTGGATACCTTGGGTGAAGAGTCATACAAAGACAGCACCTTGATCATGCAATTGCTTCGTGACAACCTCACTTTATGGACATCCGATATGCAG GAGGATGGAGCTGATGAAATTAAGGAAGCACCTGGTGCAAAGCAAAGTGAGGAACAACCAGCGCAGTGA
- the LOC122607164 gene encoding thylakoid lumenal 29 kDa protein, chloroplastic, whose protein sequence is MGMVSFLSTVPTLLLPVSPLSSKCHTSSFHSGTNISCKIEDVGSNNYNETNGFIRRRDILNCFGAAITMELVATSSPVPSPFLEVANAADLIQRRQRSDFQSSIKTTLYTAIKANQELIPPLLTLALNDAMTYDKATKTGGPNGSIRFSAEINRPENNGLSAALSLVEEAKKEIDSYSKGGPIAYSDLIQLAAQSALKATFLASAIRKCGGNEEKGNLLYSAYGSSGQWGLFDRDFGRSDAQEPDPEGRVPDWTKASVQEMKDKFIAIGFGPRQLAVMSAFLGPDQLETEAKLATDPDVTKWVEKYQRSRETVSETDYEVDLITTLTKLSGLGQKINYEAYSYPVPKIDFRKLKL, encoded by the exons atgggAATGGTTTCATTTTTGTCAACAGTCCCAACATTGCTACTTCCAGTATCTCCATTATCATCCAAATGCCATACTTCTTCTTTTCATTCT GGTACAAATATTAGTTGCAAAATTGAGGATGTTGGCAGTAACAACTACAATGAGACTAATGGTTTTATTAGGAGGAGGGACATTCTTAACTGCTTTGGAGCTGCTATTACCATG GAACTGGTGGCAACTTCGAGCCCAGTCCCCAGCCCATTTCTAGAGGTGGCAAATGCTGCTGATTTGATACAGCGTAGACAACGCTCTGACTTTCAAT CAAGTATAAAGACGACCCTCTATACAGCCATCAAG GCAAATCAGGAGCTCATTCCACCACTATTGACATTAGCACTTAATGATGCTATGACATATGATAAG GCTACAAAAACTGGAGGCCCAAATGGATCCATACGCTTCAG CGCGGAGATCAACAGACCAGAAAACAACGGACTTTCGGCTGCTTTATCATTGGTTGAGGAAGCAAAAAAGGAGATCGACTCTTACTCAAAAGGAGGACCAATCGCATATTCTGATCTCATCCAATTAGCAG CTCAAAGTGCTCTTAAGGCTACATTTTTGGCTTCGGCTATACGAAAATGTGGTGGTAATGAAGAAAAAGGGAACTTGCTATATTCTGCTTATGGCTCAAGTGGACAA TGGGGATTATTCGATAGAGATTTTGGACGGTCTGATGCTCAAGAACCTGATCCTGAGGGAAGAGTACCCGACTGGACGAAAGCAAGTGTTCAAGAAATGAAAGACAAGTTTATAGCCATTGGATTTGGTCCTCGCCAG CTAGCAGTGATGTCAGCATTCTTGGGTCCTGATCAACTAGAAACCGAAGCCAAGTTAGCCACAGATCCAGATGTTACTAAATGGGTTGAGAAATACCAACGAAGTAGAGAGACGGTCTCTGAGACCGACTATGAG GTCGATCTGATTACGACCCTTACAAAACTGAGTGGCTTGGGTCAAAAAATCAACTACGAGGCATATTCATACCCTGTTCCCAAGATTGACTTCAGAAAACTTAAGCTGTGA
- the LOC122607165 gene encoding histone H3.3 has product MARTKQTARKSTGGKAPRKQLATKAARKSAPTTGGVKKPHRYRPGTVALREIRKYQKSTELLIRKLPFQRLVREIAQDFKTDLRFQSHAVLALQEAAEAYLVGLFEDTNLCAIHAKRVTIMPKDIQLARRIRGERA; this is encoded by the exons ATGGCTCGTACTAAGCAAACTGCTCGTAAGTCTACTGGAGGAAAGGCCCCTAGGAAGCAACTCGCCACCAAG GCTGCTCGCAAATCTGCTCCAACTACTGGAGGTGTGAAGAAGCCTCACAGATACAGACCTGGAACTGTCGCCCTTCG TGAAATCCGTAAGTATCAGAAGAGTACTGAACTTCTAATCAGGAAACTGCCTTTCCAGAGGCTTGTTCGTGAAATTGCTCAGGACTTTAAG ACTGATCTGCGTTTCCAGAGCCACGCAGTGCTGGCACTCCAAGAGGCTGCTGAAGCTTATCTTGTGGGACTGTTTGAGGACACCAACCTGTGTGCAATTCATGCCAAGCGTGTCACCATCATGCCCAAAGACATTCAGCTTGCTAGGCGTATCAGGGGAGAGAGGGCTTGA